Within the Mugil cephalus isolate CIBA_MC_2020 chromosome 1, CIBA_Mcephalus_1.1, whole genome shotgun sequence genome, the region CATCACATCAAGTCTTGGTGAACTGAGGTTATTCTAACCTTTTTAAGTAAAGAGAACAAACTCCAGGTTATTATCGACCTGAACTGCCAGGTAATATCAGAAGGCTTAGTACTGACTTtataaaaagtcaaattaaaacgGGCACTAAGTCCTTATAGAGGTAGACTAAATGTAGAGTTAAGGGGTTATTCAAATTGGCCCATAATGTAATTAGTTTGGGCACATTCTGGTTCGTCCAACAAAACAATTTGTCATAATTTTTCCAAAATGAATTTGGTACATTTGGGAAGTTATTTCATTCTTAAACCATAACAATCTACCTTAAGGTTACTCAACTCCTATGAGCCCTCATATAATGATAGAATTCACCCTGGACCACTTAAGGACAGTCACAGACTTAGCCCCTTCACAGTGCTTCGGGACTTAACTGTCTCGGATCACTGCAGTGTAGCAgggtttctttaaaaaaatctctctttttcttgCTTCATTCAACCTTTCCTTAAATATCTGCCAGTCTCCCTGTTCCTGCTTTTGGCAAATCACCAACATAGTATGATGCTGACACCTCCATGCTTCGCCATGTGGATACTAGACATGCTCGCTGCCAAGTTCAGTCTTATCATACTAGAGAATCTAACTCAGGGCtaagacagagagacggacaaTCAACTTAACACAGTACAGCTGATTAAAAACCATCAATGAACCTGACCAGCAAGTCTTTGGATGATGGGGCCCCAGAACCTTCTCGCTGCAAGGCATCGGCGCTAGACGCCATACCGCTTTGTCGCCCATCAATCGGTGCTTTCATGGGTGCTTTGCCACGTTTTTACCACCGATGTGAACACAGAGTCCCAGACAGAGGGAGGCTATTGGGTGTAGATTGATGGAAAATGCACATAGTGTGCATCAGCCTTAAGCGAGGTCACGCAAGTTCAAGCCTTCAAACCCGTATGAATCCACGAACTGTCAAGCTCAGTTTGAGCATTGTGTTATAATAATAGCTCAGGTACAGAAAGGTACTCTTTTAGGGCTAAAGCTGGTTTTTACTTATCGTGATTTACAGCCCAGAAGACCGCTTTTGACAGAGTTATCCACTTAAAACTAGTAACACTTTCATGGAGCGAAACAGCCCATTCATATTTAATGCCGGCGTTAGCCGGAACTCCTGCAGGTGtcctgggagggagggaggaagggagggatgggggaAATCTGAAGAGCCACAGGAACAATGCCGTCTCTGGATGAAGTCCGGCGGGAGCTCCTGTCGTACGAGAGGAATGAGCTGCTGTAGTCTAGTCAGGAAGCGAAGGGCTtcccggagagagagagagagagatgagctaATTCTGCTGAGATATGCGAAGGCACCGAAAGATGAGCCGTCACAAACTTCCCACTCCCCTTCCTCTCATCAAATGCTTATCtccgcggcggcggcggcgtcaaACGAGGCGCTCTCTTTGTACTCCTTTACTACCAAATGAAAGCACCAGAGAGATCCTCGTCAGCACATTTGATTTTGACTTAAGTCGGATGCTGATTTTCAGTCTCCAGATgccaccccttttttttttttttttatttataattcatcAAACTTCcttacctttttatttaaagtggcAAACAATGGgtggagatgctgctgctgctgcgtagGGATATACTGGTTTTAATTTATCATTCTCTTGACCTGAGGATCGTGTTGGACCAAAACAATGAACCGCCATAAATCAAATAGTGTTTAtcactatcacacacacacatgcctctACATGGAAAGATCACATGGCATCCTCCCAGCAAGGTTACGTGCCCATGTAACGGGATGAGAGGGATCATGTTAGCAGCTTTGTGCCCCCAGCCGTGGCCTTCCCGGCTTGGTCTGATGCCCCCGTTTCAGCTTTCTGCCGCCGCTTAACTGCCCTGGGgcgagaggagggggagggggggggataaaCTCTCATACTTTCACAATCTCTCCCGTGCGAAAGCTTCTGAAATGTCCGCGATTCTCACTTTTGACCTTTAGGAGCTGGGGAGTTGGCGCAGGTTTGACAGCAGGGGCAGGATCAAGCCTTTTCTCAGTCACGCTTCTAAGCCGGCAAAACATAATTTACTCGACTCCAGGGCTGCGAATACACACAACACGGGCGAAGTATCTATAAAAGGATTTGGAGGTTCTGGTTTCTTCCCGAAATAAACTGTTCAGATAGGAGATGGAGGGATGCGGTTTAGGACTCTGGGATGTGGCGGCGCATCTTTCGGCTTCCTTACGGCCTGAGCTCAGCAGTTCAttaaacaaaccacaaaaacgTGGCCCGAGTCGTATTCATGAAgtaatttctttctgtttggtgCCTGTGAATCTTTAAAGAGGAGCGTTGCCTCTGCCTAGTCATGCTATAGGTCCCTTGTGTTGTGTACAGGCTGTATTTAAACTACATTAAGGGCTTGGATGAGCACATACGTAGCCTCTGAAATTATCATTAGTGTGTAGCGCTGTGGGTgccgcgagtgtgtgtgtgtgtgtgggcttgtTAATTTCACACTCTCTTGTGTCAATATTACTGCGGCTCAGGCTCATAAATATATGCAGCACCTCTCAAATAAATTAAGCCAGAAACTGACTGActggcaaaagaaaaacagcaggtcggcaagtgtttttttttttttcctcccagagCCGGTGCACATACTCTTGAGCTTGTCTGTGCATCTGAATatgaaattcattttaatgtgcacACACTGCTGTGAATGAGGCTGAACTCCTTTCTGCCTATTGCTCCTTACATCAGTTCTGCTGACGGAGACGCACCGACTTATATGCAAATGTCTCCTAACGTGGAAGTTGCTGAACACGAgtctctttttttcactttatctCCGTCCAGGCTTGGTCCAGAAGGTCGACCAGCGCCTCCCGGTGGCCAACGAGTACCTGCTGCTTTCAGGCGGCGCCCGCGAAGGCGTGCTGGACCTCAACCCGGAGGATCTGGGCGACTACGCCAAAGGGGCCGACTTCGACCTGGATTTCACCCTGCTGGTGCCCGCCCTGAAGCTCCACGACCGCAACCAGCCCGTCACCCTGGACATGAGGCACTCGCCGCCCTGCCACTCGTGGCTCAGCCTTCGCCTCTGCGACTCCAACGTCCTGTCCCGCTGGAACATCTGCTGCCAGGAGGAGAACGGCCTTCCcgctgaagaagaggaggaggaagagggggagatgAGTGAGTAGAACAAGTAGCGCAACCGCAGGAAAGACGGGGGAAGAACATACAATATGGTGATCAGTAGGTCCTGACCGATATGGACTTTTTGGGGCCGATGCCGATTCTGATATTAGGGCATAAACAATTCCGATAACGGATATATCAGCCGattcattttttacatttttcaatttaaaaaacgATGAAATACCTGCTTTTGATGGCTTAAATATAGTTCTAAACATTTGTTAGAAAGATGTAAATTATAGACACTATAAGTTAAAAACAATGCGTGcgctgcagaaataaatatagCCCACACTGGTTTTTGCACGGCGGCGATGCATTATACTAATTTGCTCCTTATCTGATCTGGTAGCATGCAACTGCCTGAGTATATGAGTACATATAGCATAATATTACTTTGAGATACTGTAACCTTATGGTTAGTTCATTGTGCCATTGCTGACTTGGTTAAAGTCTTTAGCAaagtaatatttaagctagCTATCCTAACGTTACCCTAACTTTAGCCATTACTGACTCGGTTaaaggtaatatttaagctagttattcTAACTTTAGCCATTACTAACTCGGTTtaaggtaatatttaagctagttcTACTTACCTAACTTTAGCCATTACTAACTCGGTCtaaggtaatatttaagctagttatcctagcgttaCCCTAATTTTAGCCATTACTGACTCGGTTAAAGGTAATTTTTAAGCTAGTTATTCTAACTTTAGCCATTACTGACTCGGTTtaaggtaatatttaagctagttatcctagcgttaCCCTAATTTTAGCCATTACTGACTCGGTTaaaggtaatatttaagctagttatcctagcgttaCCCTAACTTTAGCCATTACTGACTCGGTTtaaggtaatatttaagctagttatcctagcgttaTTCTAACTTTAGCCATTACTGACTCGGTTAAAGGTAAtttttaagctagttatcctagcgttaTTCTAACTTTAGCCATTACTGACTGGGTTAGAGTGTTTAGCAAGGGTAATATTTAAGCTATTATCCTAACTTTAGCTTGTTAACATATCAGTTAAGCATGACAGACACAAGGAGGCACGTCATGGGAATTGGGAAACTTGTTgagttattgtttatttcacaaaCTACTTATAAACTTGCCATTGAGGCAAGTAGATGCGCTGCTGGCTCATCGGTAGTACTTCACTCTGCCGTGGGCTGTGACTGTGGAGCGTGACATGAAAGGAGTCGCAACATCCTCTACTTGATACGTAACACACTCATTCCTAAGAAAAACtaccttcattttatttgtgaaaaataagtgtaaacaTCAGCGCCAACATTTGACCGTTTTTACTGATTATTTTCTAATTGCTATGATTTATCGGTCAGACCCTAGAAAtgacaaagaggaaaagttgGACAAAGTAGGGACAGAAAGTAGAGCTGCAGTGATACTAAGGAAAGCAATTTATGGATTGAACCGTGGATGGGTGAGCAAGAATGTACAATTGAGCGGTGAGGAGTGGAATAAACAACAGTGAAGTTGCCGTGTCGATGCAGAGAGGAAGCAACGGGAGCCAGTTGAATTTCGTTCATGTTTCACTCAGATAATTTCATGTAAAACGAAGTAAACACTGAAACATTCATGAGAATAAAGTAACAATCCAAAGTTTTCCATGTTACGCGGCTGTTTTCCAGATTAAGTCGCGGCATCGATCTGCGCGATGCTCATCTCACTCAGCTCCCAAGATGCCTGTGGTTTAACACTTCGCTCTGGATGTTACATTATGGAGCCGTTTAGTCAGGCTGGAATTTATCATTGTAGCTTCACTATTTCTTAATTtgtcctttaatttattttaataattgttctttgcacattttaattttttttttatactttaataacttttttctgcttctttttactttttcctaTCTATACACTGCACCACTTTCTATCAACCATCCAGGTTCAGTATTCCTTATCAGAACCACACTCTTTTCATATAAATGAGACAAATGAAATTTTTAAGCTGCTTCAGACAGAGCCTGTCGTCTCTATCAGCCAGAAGCACgatctgctgtaaaaaaaaaaaaaaaaaaaaaaaaaaagcagcggtATGCATCATTTCCACATGTTCTTAATGGAAATCCACAGCATAAGACTCAGCATTGATCCATTATCAATACTTCATGGTGTCTTGAAAATCGCCGGGAGGATTATTTTTCCAGCCTccgcttcatttttcatatttcaccCAGTTATTTTCTCACTAAAACTCTTAATAAAGCGGTTGAAGCAAACAAAGAATGGAGGGAAATGCGCGGCCCCAAAACAGTGAAGTAATCTATTAAACACATTAATAGAGGGATCTTTAATGGAGGGGTACATTACTCAAAAACACTCACGAGATTTGGGAACTTTCGGGATAAGGATGCACAACGtgcaatataataaaaaatgaatgagtgatcAGATTAGTctgtgtcctccctctgtccccccccccgctcAGGTAAAGGCTCTATCCCCTCCCTGGGCTCCCCTCAGTCTCTGGACGGCTGCTATTTCTCCCCCTCCCTGGTGACCGACTGGTTCTGGGGTGTCGTGAGCGAGGCGGTGGAGGAGCTGAGGCGCAGCCCCCAGAGAGGCATCCCCACCCCGGAGAGGCTGGAGAGGAACGGACCCCTCACTACCATCATCCTCCAGGTACACGTGTCTACAATCAGCGCAAAGCATTTTTTATCCAGTAAATCCATGATGAGGGAGGAGCGGTGTTGTAACGTCCCCCCGCCCTCTTCCTCCCTGCAGGCAGGCTCCAGCCGGGTGCTGTACGACCTGCTGCCCGTGGTGTCGTTCCGCGGCTGGCCCGCCGTGGCCCAAGGCTGGCTGACCGCCAACCACTTCTGGGACGGCAAAATcacggaggaggaggccatATCCGGCTTCTACCTGCTGCCCTGCTGCTCCCCTCTGGGCGGTCGGCCCGACAGGGAGTGGAGGCTGGCGTTCTCCCGCAGCGAGGTGGGTTGCGGCCGTTCGGTCTAGTTTCACAGCTCCTTCCTTTTTCTCCCGGATGTGATCATTAATGCTTCTTGCGTTTTGCCTCGCGGGGTTCAGGTCCAGCTGAAGAAGTGCATCCCCTTCCCCATGGCGCAGGCCTTCCAAGCGGCCAAGGCGGTGCTGTCTCGCGTCCTGGCCCGTCCCCGCACGGGCCTCAGCCTCTACCACCTGCGCACCCTCCTCTTCTGGGCCTGCGACCGCCTTCCCAACGCCTACCTGTCCTGCCACGACGCCGACACCCCCGGCCGCCTCCTCCTGGGCCTCCTGGACGACCTGGCCCATTGCATCCTGGGTAAAAACTGTCCCAACTACTTCCTGCCCCAGTGCAACATGCTGGAGCACCTGACCGACAGCCAGGCGCTGCTGGTGGCCAGGAAGCTGGCCCACGTGCGCTCGGACCCCAGCGAGCACCTCCGGGCGGCCCTGGACCAGGCCCAGCAGGCGGGCcagctgaagaaggagctcGCGGGCGGCACCAACGGACACGGCTCCCCCGGGCACCAGCCGGCCAACGGCATCATCTCGCCGTCGGAGGACAAGCTGGCgcagcggctgcagcagctggtCACGGAGAACCCCGGGAAATCGATATCGGTCTTCCTCAACCCGGACGACGTCACCAGGCCGCACTTTCGCATCGACGACAAGTTCTACTGATCCGGGTGATGTCTGCTGGCGTTTTAGCCGGCGGGCGCGGTctaaagataataaaaaaaaaaaaaaaaacgttccgAGATCTCAGATCAGAGGGAGGCTGAAAAGGCAGGCGGGCGGTTTTTCCTTTCAGAAACGCCGCGGGACGTCGACGTTCACACGCAGCCTCCCGTCGTACGTCCTGAGGCTGAACGAGAACAATGCGACGAAGCCTTCGCCGCTTGACTGAcactttaaaaccaaaaaaaaagaaaaaacgaaaacgcgtttttttttcccccccgacgCCGACAACTGACGTCCGATTCGTCGCGGGCGCGATGTCGCCGAGCTGTTGCCACGGAGACGGCCCTCTCCTAACGAGCTGGCCTTAAGGAGACTTAATCAGCTGGTGCTGCGAGGACGAGGAGAGGATCCACTGGAGATGAACTCggcgtgtccgtgtgtgtgtgtgtgtgcacatgttggCCTAAGGGTTTTAACACATTACTCAGACTTCTGAGGGGAGAAACGCTTCGTGATTGCTGCGTTTCTCCCCcctgttttatttcagatcaGAGCTGGCGATGGATAAATTAGTAAGGAAAAACAAGGTATGGCTGATGTAACTGAATGTAATCT harbors:
- the tmem102 gene encoding transmembrane protein 102, with amino-acid sequence MDSLMSAVTSPRSPAPAKKLSEVDFRSGATLEQLSAQVSELVVLEQGEFGDQTALEVHTAKDFIFNMLGLVQKVDQRLPVANEYLLLSGGAREGVLDLNPEDLGDYAKGADFDLDFTLLVPALKLHDRNQPVTLDMRHSPPCHSWLSLRLCDSNVLSRWNICCQEENGLPAEEEEEEEGEMSKGSIPSLGSPQSLDGCYFSPSLVTDWFWGVVSEAVEELRRSPQRGIPTPERLERNGPLTTIILQAGSSRVLYDLLPVVSFRGWPAVAQGWLTANHFWDGKITEEEAISGFYLLPCCSPLGGRPDREWRLAFSRSEVQLKKCIPFPMAQAFQAAKAVLSRVLARPRTGLSLYHLRTLLFWACDRLPNAYLSCHDADTPGRLLLGLLDDLAHCILGKNCPNYFLPQCNMLEHLTDSQALLVARKLAHVRSDPSEHLRAALDQAQQAGQLKKELAGGTNGHGSPGHQPANGIISPSEDKLAQRLQQLVTENPGKSISVFLNPDDVTRPHFRIDDKFY